One endosymbiont 'TC1' of Trimyema compressum genomic window, GTCTAATGCTGTTATGATTGTTTGCCTTTTAGGAAGTGTTTTCTTTCCCATTGACAGCTTAGGAAGGCCCAGCATTTATCAGCTACATATCACCTGCCTCTTGGATAGTAGAAGCTGCTTTTCAGGCAATTTATGCCCAAGGTTTCGCTTTGCTTGGATGGTGTAGCGCAGTATGTTTTTTAATATCGATTCTGTGCATTTTATTATGTGGCAGGCTTTTTAATAGGGAGGATTATCTATGAAAGCAGTTTTAGTAAATAACTTTGTACCGAAAAAACAGGGCATCCTTTTACTACTGATTTTTACAGCTGCAATTTTCACCAGTAATATGCCTGCATCAAAATGGAATGTTGCGATTATATCTACTGACAGTATTAGGATAAATGAAGATGCAGTAAACATTACACGTGTAGAAACATCGCCACCTTTTTCTGATTTAATATTAGGCCGATACGACGCTATAATCTCTATAAATGAAAGTAGAGAATACACAATAGAAAGTATTAAAAATAAGGAGACCGCAAGGAAAATAGTTGATGCTTTAGAGAAGGGAGAAAGAGCACCGTCAATCTTTGGCGAAAGAGGTGTAGGAACAAATATACTTGGATTTTTAATTCTGTTCCTACTTTTTATCTGGAGGAATGGCAATAGGCTTATATGCAGATGATAGACAAAAAGGTCAGCTTACCCGTATTTCAGCTTCTTCAATAAATATTAGCATATATTTATTATCCCAATGCATCTTTGCCTTTCTTTTTTGTTTTTGCCTACTATTGCCATTTTGTTGGTGACAAAATACATCATAAGACTGGAGCTTGGATATAATCTACTAGAGCTAGTTGGTCTCATCGCCCTTATCTGTGCTTTTTCCAGTACATTCTGCCTTGTTTTATTCTCTATTCTTTCTAATAAAAATGATTCAGCTAAGATGATTGGAAATGCTATTATAATACTAACAACTATCCTTGCAGGAGGATTTTATTCCTTTGACAAAGGCAATCCTATTTTTGAAGGTATTAGTAATATTCTGCCACAAAGAGCCTCTCTGACTATAGCTGCTGGAATGGAAGAAAATGTTCTCCTTTTATCCTGCCTCCCTTCCTTGACTTATATAATAGTATTAATGTTAATTTTCTATATTTTTGCTGTATTGAAAACAAAGCGGGACTATTTAGGAAAGTGGTGAAAACAGGTGTAGCAAATTTGCTGCACCTTCGAGGTTTAATTATCACTATCTCCATATTCATATTAATGTTTTCCATCTATCATACTTTTAATTTGTTCATCTGACATCTCATAGTGAAAAAAATTACTATAGAAATATTTTATTTCAGTTTCCAATTTTTTACGATTCAATGTTTCTGGATACAGTTTATTCATCATCCAAAAAATAATTAGAGATTGCTCCACAGTTCTATTCCCACCATATATGAGCTACAGTTGGCGTTGCATAAATTTCTTTGTTTTTAATCGACAAAGTGCTGTTAGTATACAATAATCAACCTGAAGGGAAATAAAAACAAATTATTTTTTTGTATTTTTTTAAATCTCAAACCAAGAATAGTACCTGCTAGCAACATTATTATTCCACTTATTACTACCATGTTACCACTCGTTTTTGGCAAAATATACTTGACCTTCTGCAACAGCTGAAGCCAGTCTAATTGGAGCAGTAGTAAATAACATCGCTATTATTAATAGACATTATCACATATTCAGTTACTTTTTTCTAACTTTTATATTTCTTAATTGCCCTATAACTTCCCAGACAACCTATGCCTAAAGTAATTAAACTAATTAATAATAACTTACCATTACCTGTTTTAGGCAAATAATATCTATTTACATTGTTACTATAATTATCATAATAATTATTAATGTTAGGATTTGTAGGCTTTTGATTCCCTCCTGTTACAGTAATATTAATTGTCTTCGTTAGATTAGTGTTTTTATTCACTGCTATAATAATAGGATATTCACCTACATTATTTTCTACTTTACCAGAAAGAATTATCGAAGAAACGCCATCTTCATCGGTCTGGTAATTCCAAGCCTTAGCTTCTGCTTTTTCTAATATATTTAAATTATTTACTTCTTCTTCAGTAATAGTAAACTCTTTTGCTTGCAAAACATATTTATCATCTGTTACTATGTCACTCAGTAAACTTACCTTTACATCTGTTACAATAACGCTATAATTTTGACTTGTAGGAACAAATTGTGCTATATAGTTATCGCTTGATGTCACTGTTATATCTGGATTTACCCAAGTCCATATCCCTTGTAAGTTACTTTCATTTATATTTCTATCCACTGAACCAATAACACCATTAACCACCCCTCCTGTTAAAGTTATCTCTGATAATTTCTTACTACTTGAAATTACGCTAGCTATAGGCTTGCTTACAACAGCAGGATTAGCTTTTATAATGGTAGCGCTCATCGTTTGTGGTACATCATAACTAAAAAAGTAATTATTGGTAAAATCTCCCTCAGCATCCATAAATATATATGAATTGATATCATCTAATGGTAAATCAGTTTTAATTTCATTCATTCCTACATCTTTACTAATAAAATGAAGATTAGCTAAATCTGAAATTGCTGCAGTAATATGTTCTTTTTCACTACTAACTAAATTATTCAATACAATATCAATGATTACATCTGTTGTGCCATCATATATTTTATCTTGAAAACCTACTTTTATAGTACATTCTCTTTTGTTTATCTTAAAGTTGACTACATTAACATTATTATAATTACCAATACCAATAATATTCACTTTTGCTAATCCAGCATTAACATTGTCAGTATAATTAAGCATATAGTCTATACCTTCTTCTAATGTTGTCCCTCCACTTGTTATAACTGGTTTTGGTTCTGCTTCATTCCCATTATAAGTTTGATCTGAAATTGGATCAATTTTACATGTAGCAATATCTGTAATTCCATTTGAAAGATTTAATT contains:
- a CDS encoding ABC transporter permease, which gives rise to MFLPTIAILLVTKYIIRLELGYNLLELVGLIALICAFSSTFCLVLFSILSNKNDSAKMIGNAIIILTTILAGGFYSFDKGNPIFEGISNILPQRASLTIAAGMEENVLLLSCLPSLTYIIVLMLIFYIFAVLKTKRDYLGKW